From Anaerohalosphaera lusitana, one genomic window encodes:
- a CDS encoding tRNA modification GTPase — protein MYELSETICAVSSADVGAGEVCKSILRISGGDAREVVGAVVDLKRELEGRGIYRGVIGVGEFLRVDAEVYFFAGPASYTGEDLAEVHFFAAGAVVEAVFGRMLERCRMAGPGEFTLRAYLNGKIDLSQAEAVAEIVAGGNLAQVDAAQRLLAGKLCDTVGGLREEILDVLSLLEAGMDFSEEDIEFISADDAGGRIGKVRDELEGILGKAIRYEEAISLPSVGLVGRPNAGKSSLLNRLVGSERSIISEQEGTTRDVLTGVVEFGGMRCVVFDCAGIEEVKAGNVIDEWAQEAAVEAIRGAELLAVCVDMGRADYAEAVEVPGVGVAKRRIVVGTKMDAVSEGEREERLGRLREVCGCAVVGCSSVSGEGMEDVLKAVRGELLAEGGAGREDMVSINERHRQTVEKAVKALGDAADEIGSGNEEICAMLLRDAYEVLGGIEREDVDEGVLDRIFGRFCIGK, from the coding sequence ATGTATGAGTTGAGTGAGACAATTTGTGCGGTGAGCAGTGCGGATGTTGGTGCGGGGGAGGTGTGCAAGAGTATTTTGCGGATCAGCGGGGGTGATGCGCGGGAGGTAGTCGGGGCGGTTGTCGATCTGAAGCGAGAGCTGGAGGGACGAGGGATATATCGGGGAGTGATCGGGGTTGGTGAGTTTTTGCGGGTGGATGCGGAGGTTTACTTTTTTGCGGGGCCTGCGTCTTATACGGGTGAGGATCTGGCGGAGGTGCATTTTTTTGCGGCAGGTGCGGTTGTCGAGGCGGTGTTCGGGCGGATGCTGGAGCGGTGCAGGATGGCGGGGCCGGGTGAGTTTACGCTACGGGCGTATCTGAACGGGAAGATCGATCTGTCGCAGGCGGAGGCGGTGGCGGAGATCGTGGCGGGGGGAAATCTGGCGCAAGTGGATGCGGCGCAGCGGCTGTTGGCGGGGAAACTGTGCGATACGGTCGGCGGGCTGCGGGAGGAGATTTTGGATGTGCTGAGTCTGCTGGAGGCGGGGATGGATTTTTCGGAAGAGGATATCGAGTTTATCAGTGCGGACGATGCGGGGGGGCGGATCGGGAAGGTGCGGGATGAGCTGGAGGGGATATTGGGGAAGGCGATACGTTACGAGGAGGCGATCAGTCTGCCTTCGGTGGGGCTGGTGGGTCGGCCGAACGCGGGCAAGAGCAGTCTGCTGAATCGGCTGGTGGGGAGTGAGCGGAGCATTATTTCGGAGCAGGAGGGGACGACGCGCGATGTGCTGACGGGGGTGGTTGAGTTCGGCGGGATGCGGTGCGTGGTGTTCGACTGCGCTGGGATCGAGGAAGTGAAGGCGGGGAACGTGATAGACGAATGGGCGCAGGAGGCGGCGGTGGAGGCGATACGCGGGGCGGAGCTGCTGGCGGTGTGCGTGGATATGGGGCGGGCTGATTATGCGGAGGCGGTGGAGGTGCCGGGGGTTGGTGTGGCTAAGCGGCGGATCGTTGTGGGGACGAAGATGGATGCGGTGAGCGAGGGTGAGCGGGAGGAGCGGCTGGGGAGATTGCGGGAGGTTTGCGGGTGCGCGGTCGTGGGGTGCAGCAGTGTGAGCGGGGAAGGGATGGAGGACGTTTTGAAAGCTGTGCGCGGGGAGCTGCTTGCGGAGGGGGGAGCGGGGCGAGAGGATATGGTTTCGATCAATGAAAGACATCGTCAGACGGTGGAAAAAGCCGTTAAGGCGCTGGGGGATGCGGCCGATGAAATTGGTAGTGGAAATGAAGAGATCTGCGCGATGCTTCTGCGCGATGCGTATGAGGTGTTGGGCGGGATCGAAAGGGAGGATGTTGACGAGGGGGTACTTGACAGGATATTTGGTCGATTCTGCATCGGCAAGTGA
- a CDS encoding 16S rRNA (uracil(1498)-N(3))-methyltransferase, whose amino-acid sequence MNLILVDKCDEVGAGVYRLGDARGRHVRRVLRAGVGDELKVGLINGPKGTAVVRSVGLEAVELECEFAGEMDVPDVEVDLVCGLPRPQTLKKVLQSAATMGVRRVHFVDGKRVEKCYFSASVLDEVNVVGHLLEGMSQGRQTRMPMVFVHRWFRRFFWYTLENLERAEEVKAKRLLTDMAVEDYLAAMDAEGVRRVLLAVGPEGGWVQSEIDMMVDAGFEKFRLGAWPLRVENAVVAALGQLELAVRG is encoded by the coding sequence TTGAATCTTATACTTGTTGATAAATGTGACGAGGTTGGTGCGGGGGTGTATCGGCTGGGGGATGCGCGGGGTCGGCATGTGCGGCGGGTGCTGCGCGCGGGGGTTGGGGATGAGCTGAAGGTGGGTTTGATCAACGGGCCGAAGGGGACGGCGGTTGTGCGGTCAGTCGGGCTCGAGGCGGTGGAGCTGGAGTGCGAGTTTGCGGGCGAGATGGATGTGCCGGATGTGGAGGTGGATCTTGTGTGCGGGCTGCCGAGGCCTCAGACGCTGAAGAAGGTATTGCAGAGTGCGGCGACGATGGGAGTTCGGCGGGTTCATTTTGTGGACGGCAAGCGGGTGGAAAAATGTTATTTCAGTGCGTCGGTGCTGGATGAGGTGAACGTGGTGGGGCATCTGCTGGAGGGTATGAGCCAGGGGCGGCAGACGCGGATGCCGATGGTGTTCGTGCACAGGTGGTTTCGGCGGTTTTTCTGGTATACGCTGGAGAATTTGGAGCGGGCGGAGGAGGTTAAGGCGAAGCGGCTGTTGACGGATATGGCGGTTGAGGATTATCTGGCGGCGATGGATGCGGAGGGAGTGAGGCGTGTACTGCTGGCGGTTGGGCCGGAGGGGGGATGGGTGCAGAGCGAGATCGATATGATGGTGGATGCGGGGTTCGAGAAGTTTCGGCTGGGTGCTTGGCCGTTGCGGGTGGAGAACGCGGTGGTGGCGGCGCTGGGGCAGTTGGAGCTGGCGGTGCGGGGGTAG
- the dinD gene encoding DNA damage-inducible protein D, producing MDHNGISRMRDQFDSLARNIPEKDVEFWFARDLQEPLGYARWENFIKAIKRAIESCDTAGYFVPDHFRAVTKMVSLGSGAKREIDDFMLTRYACYLVAQNGDPRKEPIAFAQSYFALQTRKQELIEERMNLQARIEARDRLRDAEKTLSKNIYERGVDERGFARIRSKGDSALFGGNSTKMMKTRFGITQNRPLADFLPTLTIAAKNLATEMTNHNVEQDDLAGESLITREHVQNNRSVRNMLKNRGIKPEDLPAEEDIKKLERRVKSDEKKLADRSGALPDDIEND from the coding sequence ATGGATCATAACGGTATCAGTAGAATGCGTGACCAATTTGATAGCTTAGCTCGAAATATTCCAGAAAAAGATGTAGAGTTCTGGTTTGCAAGAGATCTGCAAGAACCACTTGGCTATGCTCGGTGGGAGAATTTTATCAAGGCGATAAAACGCGCCATAGAATCATGTGATACCGCAGGTTATTTCGTGCCGGACCATTTTCGTGCCGTCACGAAAATGGTCTCTTTGGGAAGCGGTGCCAAACGAGAAATCGATGATTTTATGTTAACACGATATGCTTGTTATTTAGTTGCACAAAATGGTGATCCGCGAAAAGAACCAATAGCTTTTGCCCAAAGCTATTTTGCGCTTCAGACCCGTAAGCAGGAATTGATCGAAGAACGAATGAACCTGCAGGCTCGAATCGAGGCAAGAGATCGTCTTCGAGATGCTGAGAAGACACTTTCCAAAAATATTTATGAACGGGGTGTCGATGAACGGGGATTTGCCCGCATTCGTTCCAAAGGTGATTCAGCTTTGTTCGGAGGCAATTCCACAAAAATGATGAAGACCCGTTTCGGCATTACTCAGAATCGACCTTTGGCGGATTTTCTACCGACCCTGACCATAGCCGCGAAGAATCTGGCGACTGAGATGACCAATCATAATGTTGAACAAGATGATTTAGCGGGTGAGTCACTAATTACAAGAGAGCATGTTCAGAATAATAGAAGTGTTCGGAATATGCTAAAAAACAGGGGCATCAAACCTGAGGATCTTCCAGCGGAAGAAGATATCAAGAAACTGGAGAGGCGGGTCAAGTCTGATGAGAAGAAACTTGCTGATCGTTCGGGTGCGTTGCCGGATGACATAGAAAATGATTGA